The region ATGATATCTCAGGTCAAGAAGATTACGATAGGCTGAGACCCCTCTCCTATCCTGACACTGATGTTATCCTGATGTGTTTCTCCATCGATAGTCCGGACTCTCTGGAAAACATCCCTGAGAAATGGACACCAGAAGTCCGACATTTCTGCCCTACAGGTATGTgctggtacatgcatgttccaGTATTAGATTGTAGTAGGTCCTTGAATGGTTTGTAAATATGTTATTCCTTTTTTGCTCCTTCTATTCATACTGTACTTGTTTACAATTAGTCTtctgaatacatgtacatatccGTTCATGTTGTGCTCtgtccctctctctctctagttCCTATTGTCCTGGTGGGTAACAAGAAGGATCTTCGAACTGACGAAGCCACCCGTAGAGAGTTAGCAAAGAGCAAACAGGAGCCAGTCAAAACAGAAGAGGGCAGAGCCATGGCTGAGAAGATTGGAGCGTATGCTTATCTCGAGTGCACAGCCAAGTTTAACGAAGGAGTTAGAGAAGTGTTTGAGACTGCCACCCGTGCTGCCCTGCAGACTAAGAAGAAGAAGGGAAAAATGTGTACTGTTCTTTGAATATTCTACATCCAAGATTTAATACAGCATAAATGTTCAACTATGTAGTAAATTATTGTTGTGTACACTTGGTGCCTTGAATTCTAGACTTAAGCAAGATTGTGGTGCATTTTATTAACCAGTCCTACTTTGAAAAAAACTGAGCTTGTGTAATTATGCTTTTTGTGTGTTGTGATAGGTAGATATTGCCTGTTGT is a window of Halichondria panicea chromosome 13, odHalPani1.1, whole genome shotgun sequence DNA encoding:
- the LOC135346719 gene encoding ras-like GTP-binding protein RHO; translated protein: MASIRKKLVIVGDGACGKTCLLIVFSKDQFPEVYVPTVFENYVADIEIDGKQVELALWDTAGQEDYDRLRPLSYPDTDVILMCFSIDSPDSLENIPEKWTPEVRHFCPTVPIVLVGNKKDLRTDEATRRELAKSKQEPVKTEEGRAMAEKIGAYAYLECTAKFNEGVREVFETATRAALQTKKKKGKMCTVL